From Halococcus agarilyticus, one genomic window encodes:
- the hutI gene encoding imidazolonepropionase, producing MTELTTVVHDASEIVVGPDENEAIERHENAALAVVDGRVAAVGPTETVTDEYPPGNATHAIDADGRSVLPGFVDSHTHGLFAGDRSDEFAAKLRGKEYQEILAEGGGILRTVRAVREASDEQLRSNLLGHLDTMLAHGTTTVEIKSGYGLDTETELRMLDVIQRADEIHPVDVVATFMGAHAVPEGTDAEAYTERVVDDQLPAVADQGIAEFCDVFCEEGVFSVAQSRRVLEAGMEAGLTPKVHAEEFVRLGGAQLAADLGAASADHLLHANDDDRVALAEAGVTPVLLPGTAFSLGAEYADARAFLDEGGSVAVATDFNPNCHSQSMGFAIALACVGMGMTPAEALLAGTHGGARALDRAGESGSLRKDAPADVAIVDAPSHVHVPYNFGVNTVKTVLKNGEPVHGEGES from the coding sequence ATGACTGAGCTCACCACGGTGGTCCACGACGCGAGCGAGATCGTGGTCGGCCCCGACGAAAACGAGGCCATCGAGCGACACGAGAACGCCGCGCTCGCCGTCGTCGACGGTCGCGTGGCCGCGGTCGGGCCGACCGAGACGGTGACCGACGAGTACCCGCCAGGCAACGCGACGCACGCCATCGACGCCGACGGCCGGAGTGTGCTCCCCGGGTTCGTCGATTCGCACACCCACGGCCTGTTCGCGGGCGATCGCTCCGACGAGTTCGCGGCGAAGCTCCGCGGGAAGGAGTACCAGGAGATCCTGGCCGAGGGTGGCGGCATTCTTCGAACCGTGCGCGCCGTCCGGGAAGCGAGCGACGAGCAGCTCCGCTCGAACCTGCTCGGCCACCTCGACACGATGCTCGCTCACGGCACCACCACAGTGGAGATCAAATCCGGCTACGGTCTCGATACCGAAACCGAGCTCCGGATGCTCGACGTGATCCAGCGGGCCGACGAGATCCACCCCGTCGACGTAGTGGCGACGTTCATGGGTGCCCACGCGGTTCCCGAGGGGACCGACGCCGAGGCGTACACGGAGCGGGTGGTCGACGACCAGCTCCCCGCGGTCGCCGACCAGGGGATCGCCGAGTTCTGTGACGTGTTCTGCGAGGAGGGCGTGTTCTCGGTCGCACAGTCCAGACGGGTGCTCGAAGCCGGCATGGAGGCGGGTCTGACGCCGAAGGTCCACGCCGAGGAGTTCGTCCGGCTCGGTGGCGCGCAGCTCGCGGCCGATCTCGGTGCGGCGAGTGCCGACCATCTCCTCCACGCGAACGACGACGACCGCGTGGCGCTCGCCGAGGCTGGCGTCACGCCCGTCCTCCTTCCCGGGACGGCCTTCTCGCTCGGAGCGGAGTACGCCGACGCGCGGGCGTTTCTCGACGAGGGGGGATCGGTTGCGGTGGCGACCGATTTCAACCCGAACTGTCACTCCCAGAGCATGGGCTTCGCGATCGCGCTCGCCTGTGTCGGGATGGGGATGACGCCCGCCGAGGCGCTGCTGGCCGGCACCCACGGCGGCGCACGCGCGCTCGACCGCGCTGGCGAGAGTGGTTCGCTTCGCAAGGACGCTCCTGCGGACGTGGCGATCGTCGACGCACCATCGCACGTCCACGTGCCCTACAATTTCGGCGTGAACACCGTCAAAACGGTGCTCAAGAACGGCGAACCCGTCCACGGGGAGGGCGAGTCGTGA
- a CDS encoding AEC family transporter, with product MSLLSIFAGSVLPIVAIAAVGFVLGRVRSIAVEPLNTVTIYVLTPALVLHSVATSDLGGETLLKVVGGVVAFALVMAALAEGVGRALDEDEPIRSALVLVSSFPNSGNFGIPLSAFAFGAVGRATAVVYLVGQSVVVYTVGVYLASRSGGTRGLGSIRRVFELPLVYAVVLAAGARWLGVVPPADGTAMSTLKLVGDAAIPLMLILVGIQLANTNYGAAVARVGTANALKLVVAPVVGLAIAAGLGFADTTVARVFVLECAAPAAITPLILVIEMGDDRSVGGVTAPEYVSAAVLTTTLASVPVLTGVIAALETDLVGSLL from the coding sequence GTGTCCCTCCTCTCGATCTTCGCGGGTTCGGTTCTCCCCATCGTCGCGATCGCGGCGGTCGGCTTCGTGCTCGGGCGGGTGCGCTCGATCGCGGTCGAGCCGCTCAACACCGTGACGATCTACGTGCTGACCCCGGCGCTCGTTCTCCACAGCGTCGCCACGTCCGATCTCGGTGGTGAGACCCTGCTGAAGGTCGTCGGCGGCGTCGTCGCGTTCGCCCTCGTCATGGCCGCGCTCGCGGAAGGCGTCGGGCGCGCGCTCGACGAGGACGAGCCGATCCGGAGCGCGCTCGTGCTCGTGAGCTCGTTCCCGAACTCGGGCAACTTCGGCATCCCGCTGTCGGCCTTTGCGTTCGGCGCGGTCGGCCGCGCGACCGCCGTGGTTTACCTCGTCGGCCAGAGCGTCGTGGTCTACACCGTCGGCGTCTATCTCGCCTCCCGCTCGGGCGGCACTCGGGGACTCGGCTCGATCAGACGGGTGTTCGAACTCCCCCTCGTCTACGCGGTCGTGCTCGCGGCGGGCGCGCGCTGGCTCGGGGTCGTTCCGCCGGCCGACGGCACCGCGATGAGCACCCTGAAGCTCGTCGGTGACGCAGCGATCCCCCTCATGTTGATACTCGTCGGGATCCAGCTCGCGAACACGAACTACGGCGCGGCGGTCGCGCGCGTCGGGACCGCGAACGCGCTCAAGCTCGTGGTCGCCCCCGTCGTCGGACTCGCGATCGCGGCCGGACTCGGTTTCGCCGACACGACGGTTGCCCGGGTGTTCGTCCTCGAATGTGCCGCGCCCGCCGCGATCACCCCGTTGATCCTCGTGATCGAGATGGGGGACGACCGCTCCGTGGGCGGCGTCACCGCCCCCGAATACGTCAGCGCCGCCGTCCTGACCACGACGCTCGCGAGCGTGCCCGTCCTCACGGGGGTGATCGCCGCGCTCGAAACCGATCTGGTGGGGTCGCTGCTCTGA
- a CDS encoding DUF5788 family protein translates to MRSHERKQLLARIEREGATVGASIPESIDVQGERLALREFVFETRSRESVPAGERDRVERAKRNLRRERLQRKQRLEDADIPRAEGERLVESIVGIDRALNALGDLGTTDIEREADANEAADRKRWMSFLQQALGNEDSNARR, encoded by the coding sequence ATGCGATCGCACGAACGGAAGCAGCTCCTCGCGCGGATCGAGCGCGAGGGTGCGACCGTGGGCGCGTCGATCCCCGAGTCGATCGACGTCCAGGGCGAGCGGCTCGCACTCCGGGAGTTCGTCTTCGAGACGCGATCGCGCGAGTCGGTGCCGGCGGGCGAGCGCGACCGGGTCGAGCGCGCGAAACGGAACCTCCGGCGCGAGCGCCTCCAGCGCAAGCAGCGCCTCGAAGACGCCGACATCCCGCGGGCGGAGGGCGAGCGGCTCGTCGAGAGCATCGTCGGGATCGATCGCGCGCTGAACGCGCTCGGCGATCTCGGAACGACGGACATCGAGCGGGAGGCCGACGCGAACGAGGCCGCAGACCGGAAGCGCTGGATGTCGTTCCTCCAGCAGGCACTCGGCAACGAGGACTCGAACGCCAGGCGGTGA
- a CDS encoding FAD-binding and (Fe-S)-binding domain-containing protein — translation MAAEEASDATDLATSVDALGHDHDDVAEHRALAADLREAVRGEVDFDEYAQVLYATDGSIYQARPAGVVCPRDIEDVRATVRIAADHDTPVLPRGAGSSLAGQTVGPGCVVLDCSRHMDSILDVDPEGRTATVQPGVVQDHLDAHLDEWGLKFAPDPASSNRATIGGGIGNNSTGAHSVRYGITDAYTEELRVVLADGSLIHTREVVLDSPEWEALVGKDDREAALYRTVRSLVEENREEIAERYPSLKRSVSGYNLHKVIDENDAGEEVINLSKLFVGAEGTLGVVVEATLGLVTKPDSTALALYCFADLVDAMAAVPEALDFDVSAVELMDDEVFRLADESTEFAQYVDPIPEGTAAALMLEFDAELCEDFEAAIEGTNAHFVEQGAAFDVLEAYSADDQSKLWKLRKAAIPLLMSLEGDPKPYPFIEDATVPPEELAEYVVEFEDILADHDTSAAYFAHAGSGTLHIRPILNLKESEGIEAMHSISEDVTSLVMEHDGAFSGEHGDGLARTEFNPKMYGPDLWGAFQELKLAADPDRRMNPGTVVYWDEDGESAPADGRGVGADMRENLRYGAAYSSLEPQTTMAFDERGSDEVGNDGAESDGSGDGEGFSHLVELCNGCGTCRQTESETMCPTYRASREEIQTTRGRANLLRAAISGELPEEELYSERFQEEVLDLCVGCKGCASDCPTGVDMAKLKTEVKHQYHEREGVGRRERLFANVDRLAALGSRFAPLSNWLPKLPGARAAMERTMGIARERELPQFASESLEEWFDARGGAAVPLAEAEANVLLFPDTYTNYSRPRPGKAAVLVLEAAGVHVEIPDGVAPSGRPAYSKGLLDVASERARTNVETLESRVRDGWAVTFVEPSDAVMFQDEYRDLLPDHEATSRVAESAYGVLEYLDRHRLDDALDVATPDTSLTYHGHCNQKALAKDHHAVGVLRRAGYDVDPLDSGCCGMAGSFGYETEHYDLSQAIGRILFDQVDASDGERVVAPGTSCRTQLGDRPGASRPRHPIEAVAVALDR, via the coding sequence ATGGCCGCCGAGGAGGCTTCCGATGCCACCGATCTCGCGACGTCGGTCGACGCGCTGGGACACGATCACGACGACGTCGCCGAGCATCGCGCGCTCGCCGCCGACTTGCGCGAGGCGGTGCGCGGCGAGGTCGATTTCGACGAGTACGCCCAGGTGCTCTACGCCACCGACGGCAGTATCTATCAGGCGCGGCCCGCGGGCGTAGTCTGTCCACGCGACATCGAGGACGTGCGAGCAACGGTCCGGATCGCCGCCGACCACGACACGCCCGTGCTCCCGCGCGGCGCGGGGTCGTCGCTCGCGGGGCAGACTGTTGGCCCCGGCTGCGTCGTGCTCGATTGTAGCCGTCATATGGACTCGATCCTCGATGTCGATCCCGAAGGACGGACCGCGACCGTCCAGCCGGGCGTCGTCCAGGACCACCTCGACGCCCACCTCGACGAGTGGGGACTCAAGTTCGCGCCCGATCCCGCCTCCTCGAACCGCGCGACGATCGGCGGCGGGATCGGGAACAACTCGACGGGCGCGCATTCGGTCCGGTACGGCATCACCGACGCCTACACCGAAGAACTCCGGGTGGTGCTCGCCGATGGCTCGCTGATCCACACCCGCGAGGTCGTGCTCGACAGTCCGGAGTGGGAGGCGCTCGTCGGCAAGGACGACCGCGAAGCAGCACTCTATCGCACAGTCCGGAGTCTCGTCGAGGAGAACCGAGAGGAGATCGCGGAGCGCTATCCGAGCCTGAAGCGCTCGGTATCGGGCTACAATCTCCACAAGGTGATTGACGAAAACGACGCTGGCGAGGAGGTCATCAACCTCTCGAAGCTGTTCGTGGGCGCGGAGGGGACTCTCGGCGTCGTGGTCGAGGCGACGCTCGGTCTCGTCACGAAACCCGACTCGACCGCGCTCGCGCTCTACTGTTTTGCCGACCTCGTCGACGCGATGGCCGCAGTCCCCGAAGCGCTCGACTTCGATGTGAGCGCAGTCGAGCTGATGGACGACGAGGTGTTCCGGCTCGCAGACGAGTCCACCGAGTTCGCCCAGTACGTCGATCCGATTCCCGAGGGCACGGCCGCGGCGCTGATGTTGGAGTTCGACGCCGAACTGTGCGAGGACTTCGAGGCCGCCATCGAGGGAACGAACGCCCACTTCGTGGAACAGGGAGCGGCGTTCGACGTGCTGGAGGCGTACTCGGCCGACGACCAATCGAAGCTCTGGAAACTCCGGAAGGCCGCGATCCCGCTGCTGATGAGTCTGGAGGGCGATCCCAAACCCTACCCGTTCATCGAGGACGCCACCGTTCCGCCCGAAGAGCTCGCGGAGTACGTCGTCGAGTTCGAAGACATCCTCGCTGACCACGATACGTCGGCGGCGTACTTCGCCCACGCCGGGTCGGGGACGCTCCACATCCGGCCGATCCTGAATCTCAAAGAGAGCGAGGGTATCGAGGCGATGCACTCGATCTCCGAGGACGTCACCTCGCTCGTCATGGAGCACGACGGAGCCTTCTCGGGCGAGCACGGCGACGGCCTCGCGCGCACCGAGTTCAACCCGAAGATGTACGGCCCCGATCTCTGGGGGGCGTTTCAGGAGCTCAAACTCGCCGCCGATCCCGACCGCCGGATGAACCCCGGAACCGTCGTCTACTGGGACGAAGACGGCGAGAGTGCGCCGGCGGATGGACGCGGCGTCGGCGCGGACATGCGCGAGAACCTCCGATACGGTGCAGCGTACTCGTCGCTCGAACCGCAGACCACGATGGCGTTCGACGAGAGGGGAAGCGACGAGGTCGGAAATGACGGGGCCGAAAGCGATGGAAGCGGAGACGGCGAGGGGTTCTCACACCTCGTCGAGCTCTGCAACGGCTGTGGGACCTGCCGACAGACCGAGAGCGAGACGATGTGTCCGACCTACCGCGCTTCGCGCGAGGAGATTCAGACCACCAGAGGTCGGGCAAATCTCCTCCGTGCAGCGATATCAGGGGAGCTTCCCGAGGAAGAACTCTATTCCGAGCGGTTCCAGGAGGAGGTGCTCGACCTCTGTGTCGGCTGCAAGGGCTGTGCGAGCGACTGTCCGACCGGCGTCGACATGGCAAAGCTCAAGACCGAGGTCAAACACCAGTACCACGAACGCGAGGGCGTCGGCCGCCGCGAGCGCCTCTTTGCGAACGTCGACCGACTCGCGGCGCTCGGGAGTCGGTTCGCGCCGCTCTCGAACTGGCTGCCGAAGCTTCCGGGGGCGCGAGCCGCGATGGAGAGGACGATGGGCATCGCCCGCGAGCGCGAACTCCCGCAGTTCGCGAGCGAGTCCCTCGAGGAGTGGTTCGACGCGCGCGGCGGTGCGGCGGTCCCACTCGCCGAGGCCGAAGCGAACGTCCTGCTCTTTCCCGACACGTACACCAACTACAGTCGTCCTCGGCCGGGGAAAGCAGCGGTGCTCGTGTTGGAGGCCGCTGGCGTTCACGTTGAAATCCCCGACGGCGTCGCGCCGAGCGGTCGCCCCGCCTACTCGAAAGGGCTGCTCGACGTCGCCAGCGAGCGCGCCCGGACGAACGTCGAAACGCTCGAGTCTCGCGTGCGGGACGGCTGGGCGGTCACGTTCGTCGAACCCTCCGACGCGGTGATGTTCCAGGACGAGTACCGCGATCTGCTTCCGGACCACGAGGCGACATCGCGGGTCGCCGAGAGCGCCTACGGCGTGCTCGAATACCTCGATCGACACCGTCTCGACGACGCGCTCGACGTCGCCACTCCCGACACGTCGCTCACCTATCACGGCCACTGCAACCAGAAGGCGCTCGCGAAGGACCACCACGCGGTCGGCGTCCTCCGGCGCGCGGGCTACGACGTCGATCCGCTGGATTCGGGCTGCTGTGGGATGGCGGGCTCCTTCGGGTACGAAACCGAACACTACGACCTCTCGCAGGCCATCGGACGCATCCTGTTCGATCAGGTCGACGCGAGCGACGGGGAGCGAGTCGTCGCCCCCGGAACGTCGTGTCGGACCCAGCTCGGCGACCGCCCAGGCGCGTCGCGGCCGCGTCACCCGATCGAAGCGGTCGCGGTGGCGCTCGATCGGTAG
- the hutH gene encoding histidine ammonia-lyase yields MSEPVRLDGASLTPEDVARVARDGARVTITESAREAVRESRERVEEVIDSDEAVYGLNTGFGQLVTERIPESERERLQTNLVRSHASGVGRELDREAVRAMMLTRVNALAKGYSGIREVVVDHLVTMLNGGVHPVVRSRGSLGASGDLAPLAHLALVLLGEGVAEVDGERLDGEAALELVALEPLSLAAKEGLALINGTQLSVGLAALCVADAERAVRGADVAGALTTEVSMGTTAACDPAIQDVRPHDGQATSARNIRELTADSEIVESHRNCDRVQDAYSLRCLPQVHGAVRDAIAHLRGTVETELNSATDNPLVFPGHAVDDRASGTDGVGVLSGGNFHGEVLALQLDYVTNALTELAAIAERRTDRLLNPNHQADHLPPFLTPESGVRSGYMIAQYSAAALVNESRSLGAPSTDNTPVSGGQEDHVSMSAESAYHARTAVENALATVGIELLCGAQAMEFVDDDLDPGTGTGAAYDAIREVVPPLDADRPLHTEIEVATELVATGRLDDAIEGALDESIE; encoded by the coding sequence GTGAGCGAACCCGTAAGGCTCGACGGCGCATCGCTCACCCCCGAGGACGTGGCGCGGGTCGCCCGTGACGGCGCGAGGGTGACGATCACCGAGTCCGCGCGCGAGGCAGTGCGGGAGTCCCGAGAACGCGTTGAAGAGGTCATCGACAGCGACGAGGCAGTCTACGGGCTGAACACCGGGTTCGGTCAGCTCGTCACCGAACGCATCCCAGAGAGCGAGCGCGAGCGCCTCCAGACCAACCTCGTCCGGAGCCACGCCTCGGGCGTGGGTCGCGAACTCGATCGCGAGGCGGTCCGCGCGATGATGCTCACGCGAGTCAACGCCCTGGCGAAGGGGTACTCGGGGATCCGCGAGGTCGTCGTCGATCACCTCGTGACGATGCTCAATGGAGGGGTCCATCCGGTCGTCAGATCGAGGGGAAGTCTCGGCGCGAGCGGCGATCTCGCGCCGCTCGCCCACCTCGCGCTCGTTCTGTTGGGTGAAGGCGTCGCCGAAGTGGACGGTGAACGACTCGACGGCGAGGCGGCGCTCGAACTGGTGGCACTCGAACCGCTCTCGCTCGCCGCGAAGGAGGGGCTCGCGCTCATCAACGGGACACAACTGTCCGTCGGGCTGGCCGCGCTCTGTGTCGCCGACGCCGAGCGCGCGGTTCGTGGCGCGGACGTCGCCGGTGCGCTCACGACCGAGGTCTCGATGGGGACGACCGCCGCCTGTGATCCGGCGATCCAGGACGTCCGACCTCACGACGGCCAGGCGACGAGCGCACGGAACATCCGAGAACTCACCGCTGATTCGGAAATCGTCGAATCCCACCGCAACTGCGATCGGGTGCAGGACGCCTACTCACTCCGGTGTCTCCCGCAGGTCCACGGCGCGGTCCGCGACGCGATCGCCCACCTCCGCGGGACCGTCGAGACCGAGTTGAATAGCGCGACGGACAACCCGCTCGTGTTTCCGGGGCACGCGGTCGACGACCGCGCCAGCGGCACCGACGGGGTGGGCGTGCTCTCGGGCGGCAACTTTCATGGAGAGGTGCTCGCGCTCCAGCTGGATTACGTCACGAACGCGCTCACGGAACTCGCCGCGATCGCCGAGCGCCGGACCGACCGGCTGCTCAACCCGAACCACCAGGCCGATCACCTCCCGCCCTTCCTCACGCCCGAGAGCGGCGTGCGCTCGGGCTACATGATCGCGCAGTACAGCGCCGCCGCGCTCGTGAACGAGAGCCGATCGCTCGGCGCGCCCTCGACCGACAACACCCCTGTGAGCGGCGGTCAGGAGGATCACGTCAGCATGAGCGCCGAAAGCGCCTATCACGCCCGCACCGCCGTCGAGAACGCGCTCGCAACTGTGGGCATCGAACTCCTCTGTGGCGCGCAGGCGATGGAGTTCGTCGACGACGATCTCGATCCCGGGACCGGGACCGGCGCGGCGTACGACGCGATCCGCGAGGTGGTCCCGCCGCTCGACGCCGACCGGCCGCTCCACACCGAGATCGAGGTCGCGACGGAGCTGGTTGCTACGGGACGACTCGACGACGCGATCGAAGGTGCGCTCGACGAGTCGATCGAGTGA